One segment of Carya illinoinensis cultivar Pawnee chromosome 13, C.illinoinensisPawnee_v1, whole genome shotgun sequence DNA contains the following:
- the LOC122292452 gene encoding F-box protein At2g27310-like, with protein MASSSNGTPFATVDHGGDPKISSLHPEIIQTHILTLLDGPTLASAACASSQLHKLSNEDKLWRDICSAEWPSTEHPRVSCAISSFPAGHRSFFSDSFPVIDHHSQPKNTNYSSLPSVLLSAVDIHYKDELILSKVHETVTESETGWFLCSPFRVDLLDMKESVQTQIRQVEEENSWLKNLGENLTLSWIVIDPNQNRAVNISSRRPVSVQRHWLTGEIQLRYATIMAGDSSLTSEFVQCSVVVTCGGQAGKEMDVREVSMLLEDMEGKHVNGRESLVVLKAAMECGTRKKETRKGEGKERFEEYLEMKKERSERKKRREKAMDMACLLAGATIFVTVWSFLLFR; from the coding sequence ATGGCTTCTTCCTCCAACGGCACACCTTTTGCTACCGTCGATCATGGCGGTGACCCGAAGATATCGTCTTTACATCCAGAAATCATCCAGACCCACATCCTGACCCTACTCGACGGTCCGACTCTCGCCTCCGCCGCCTGCGCATCGTCCCAATTGCACAAGCTCTCCAACGAAGACAAGCTCTGGCGTGACATCTGCTCTGCCGAGTGGCCTTCGACTGAACATCCTCGTGTCAGCTGCGCCATCTCGTCGTTCCCAGCCGGGCACCGTTCTTTTTTCTCGGACTCATTTCCGGTCATCGATCACCACTCACAGCCCAAGAATACCAACTACTCATCTCTCCCGTCGGTGCTGCTCTCCGCCGTCGATATCCACTACAAGGACGAGCTTATTTTGTCTAAAGTCCACGAGACCGTGACCGAGTCCGAGACTGGGTGGTTTCTCTGCTCGCCTTTCCGGGTCGACCTGCTTGACATGAAAGAGTCGGTTCAGACACAGATACGACAAGTCGAAGAAGAAAATTCGTGGCTCAAGAATCTAGGGGAGAACTTGACCTTAAGCTGGATCGTGATCGACCCAAACCAAAATAGGGCGGTGAATATTTCCAGCCGGAGACCCGTTTCTGTTCAGCGGCATTGGTTGACCGGGGAGATACAGCTCCGCTACGCGACGATCATGGCTGGGGATAGTTCGTTGACTTCGGAGTTCGTGCAGTGCTCTGTTGTAGTGACGTGCGGGGGGCAGGCAGGAAAGGAGATGGACGTGAGGGAGGTGAGCATGCTGCTGGAGGACATGGAAGGGAAGCATGTGAACGGGAGGGAGAGTTTGGTAGTTCTGAAGGCAGCCATGGAATGTGGGACGAGAAAGAAGGAGACGAGAAAAGGGGAAGGGAAAGAGAGGTTCGAAGAGTATTTGGAGATGAAGAAAGAGAGGagtgagagaaagaagagaagagagaaggcGATGGACATGGCTTGTCTTCTTGCCGGGGCTACTATTTTCGTGACCGTTTGGTCCTTTCTTTTGTTCAGATAG